A window of Synergistaceae bacterium genomic DNA:
TCATCTAAGGGGACAATTTGAGCGACCCAGATTCCTAAATCATTTCCGAGCGGCAAAATAAAAGGCTGGTACCATCTTTGATCGGCGGGGCTGTCATATTTAAATTGTGCGGCGACTTGAGTCAATGCTTTCATTACTACAATTGCGAGAACATCGGCCATGCTTCTGCGTTCAATTGCGCGTAATTCTTGGCCTGTAGTCCTGACTTGAGCACGAACGAACCAGCTAAAAGCCGTAGCACATGAAATTAATAACACTCCCAGCATTAAGACACTCACGAGGACAAAGCCGGATTTTCTTGATTTATTTTTACGGGAACACGATAACGCTTTCGAGTTCGTCAAGATTTTCGCTTTCATTATTATTTACTCCGTTATTAATTATTTGCGTATTATCTAAATTTTTGCGTGAAATTTTTATATATATTCCATGAGGAAGAGGCCCCGCAAAATCTTTCTTGTTATCATCGGCGCGTGAATTTGTAGGTACTTCGACTTTAAATGCGCTTACATAGGGCAGAACGAGCTGACCGTCTTCACCTCTTAATTTTTCGTGATTTATAGAATTCGGAGCCTTCCCGGGAATGATCCATCTATATAGACCGGGGATTATATTATTATTATTAATTCCGCCCTCGTTGAGCTTATAAACGAGAGTCCCGGCCGGCAGCCCCTGAACAGACGGAGCAGAACTCATAATCATTAAAAT
This region includes:
- a CDS encoding prepilin-type N-terminal cleavage/methylation domain-containing protein; its protein translation is MRKGFTLLEILIAVMLTGMLATLALAPVVFTVRRVVETQERYSDVSALQRTMNFITRDLNSAMRLAANVITIIDHESMGNRDDDILMIMSSAPSVQGLPAGTLVYKLNEGGINNNNIIPGLYRWIIPGKAPNSINHEKLRGEDGQLVLPYVSAFKVEVPTNSRADDNKKDFAGPLPHGIYIKISRKNLDNTQIINNGVNNNESENLDELESVIVFP